In Leptolyngbya sp. NIES-2104, the genomic window TGATTATCACGCCTGGTGCCCTTACTGTCAGAAAATCTGGCTGTGGCTCGAAGAGAAACAAATCCCGTACCGCATCGAGAAAGTGACGATGTTCTGCTACGGGGAAAAGGAAGCTTGGTATAAGCGAAAAGTACGATCGGGAATGCTACCCGCGATCGAGCTTGATGGTCGAATCATTACCGAAAGCGATGATATTCTGATTGCACTCGAACGGGCATTCGGTGTTTTGACGTTCGGAATGGAAGATCCCAAAGTGAAGCCGCTTCGCTGGTTGGAACGACTTCTGTTTCGGGGTTGGTGTAACTGGCTCTGTTATCCCTCATACTCTGCGCGGGAAGAGCAACAAAAGCGCGAGAAATTTATCGAAATCGCGGCACAGGTCGAAGAGGCTCTGAGCAAAACGCCAGGAGACTACTTTTTAGAAGAATTTAGTACAGTTGATGTGATTTTCACGCCGTATGTTGAGCGGATGAATGCCAGTTTGTACTACTACAAAGGCTATTCGATGCGCGAGGAGAATCCGCGACTCAAGGCTTGGTTTGATGCGATGGAAACTCGATCGGCGTATCGCGGCACTCAAAGCGATTTTCACACTCATGTTCACGATTTGCCGCCTCAGATGGGGGGATGCTGGGAAAATGGCGAACCGCAAATGTTAGTCAACAAAGCGCGAGTAGATCAAGGTGATTGGTTTGAGCTACCGGATGTGAGTTATCCAGAGCCGGAAACCTCGCGCCAAGAAGCGCTGCATCGAGTGATCAAACATCGATCGAACATCATCCGAGTCAATCCCGCAGCCGATCGATTGATCGATGAAGCTTTGCGCTGTGCATTGACTCGAATGATGACGGGTGAAAGTTGTGTACCGCCAATCGGATCAGATGTGGCATTGCGATATTTGCGCGATCGAGTTAGCGTCCCGCGTGATATGTCGATTTATGCTGCAAAGCGATTTAGAACTGCACTCGAAGAGACAGCCGCTCTAGTTGGAGAGGATCAAGGTCTGCCGATTCCGATTAAGCATCGACGCGATCAAGATCCGGCGAATTTTGCCAAACCAGTATGAATTTGACGAGTCTTTCCGCTTCGATTCAGTCCCGCCCCGGAATGGAATTCGGGGCTAGTTGAACGAAGTCCACTGAAGGGGACTGAAGACCAAACATCAGCCTTGTAGTCCTGAAGGGACTTCGCACCGTCAGCCCCGAATTCTATTCCGGGGCGAGTGAGCAACGAAGCGCAGAACCTCACCAAACTCACGTCACATCACCCATTGATAGAGGTCGCTCCGGAAGAAGAACAAGCGGATCAACCAATAAACGAAAAAGCTAAAAAGCAGCACGATCGTAATTCCCGTCCGCTGTTCAATTTGATTAATCGTTCTAACTAACTGAATTCGGCTCGACTTCGGAAGAACGATCGCGCTCAATACCAATCCACCCACGAAAACGACGATCGGTGCGAAAGCGTGAATTTTGAAGGCGTGATCAAAGTGACCTTGTAAAAGCTCGATCGTAGCGCGAGAAATTCCACAACCCGGACAGGGAACTCGCAAACTATGACGAATCGGACATTGCCAACTCGGTAAACCGAGCAACATCAATCCAAAGTGAACGATCGCTGCTGCGACGAGAATCAGACAGAGTTTACGCGATCGCAGTAATGAAGCCAGCATCGTTTAGCTCACAGAAGACGGAACCACAATATACCCAGATGCTCGATCGCCCAAAACTAGATTTTTTTCCGCTCCCCAATACCACCAATACGCCGCCACATAAGCACAAATCAAACTATCAAACTGATCTTCAACGGCTTTCAGATCGGCTCCTTTATTTGGAATTTCTGGAAGTGTTTCTAATTTTAGTTTCGGTTCGATTTGAGGTAATCGCTCTAGGATAAACTGACGTAATTTTTCTAGTTCAGGTTTGCGTTGTGCGATCGTGCCTTTCTTGTATTTCAAAATCTGATTCAGCCCGAATAAATGCACCATTGCCGGATGTGGAAACACTTCGATTTGATAACGCCCCGAACGTTGTGCCTCAATGGTTGGCGCGTGTTCAAATCCGCGTGATTCCAGGCTGAGTCCTAAACCAACCGTACGATCGGCAAACGGAAGCCCTAAATTCGCGGGGTAGCATCCGGCATGATATCGCCCGAAGTGTTTGTGTGCTAAGCGATCGGGAAGTCGCATTCCGGTTTGATTTGGAATAATCGTTGGGGCATCGACTGCCACGATCGCGGAATCTGGAGCGTGTTGATCAATCCAGGAAAGCACTTCATCGATCGAGCTTTCTCGCCGCAAATCCCGCAGCGTCAACACCCCATTTTCCAGTTCTAAACAACACAAACCGCTGGGATTCGTGCTCCAGCCTAAATCAATTCCGAGGCATTTCACGATCGATTCTCTTCGATTCTTAGGCGCTCGATTTCTGCTCGAATCGCTGCAAGTTGTGCAGTCAATTCTTGCAATTCAAGCTGAACCTCTGGGGAAGGCGTAGTCGTCACAACCGGAGTCGCTGTAGTTGTCACCGTTGTACCAGAATTCATCTCGCCTCGACGTTGAGCGATGAACTGATCGACATAACTCCGCGCCTCTTGCTCGGTCACTTCTCCCTTCTCTGCCCATTCGCGAGCGAGTTGATCGAGGTCGGTTTTGATTTTAGTCAGATTCACTTCTCGCTTGTAGGGATCTTGGAGAATTTCGACGAGGGATGCAGTCGCTCCAAGCGTGACGCGGAAGCTTCTTTGTAAGATGCGAACAACAGTATCAGAATTCATAGATTCAGACCGTGCAACTCAATGATCCGATTCTACTCTAAGGAATTTTGCTGCACCGTTTTTGTCGCATTCAGCAACTTGAGTGAATGTGCAAAAGATCGATCGCATCAGCCTTCAGTCCCCTTTCCTGATTCATTCCATTGGAAACCTTAACAGTTCTACATAATTTCCTTAAGATAAGAAGAACCGCATTCCCGAACTTGACCCATGCAGATTAAAGCTCGCTCTCCGTTTCTGTTGATTGCTCCATTTTTCCTTTGGGGTACGGCGATGGTCGCGATGAAAGGTGTGATTCCAAATACGACTCCGTTTTTTATGGCGGGAGTCCGGTTACTGCCCGCTGGAATTTTGGTTTTGCTGGCGGCGGTGTGGATGAAGCGATCGCAGCCGAAAGGATGGGCAGCATGGCTCTGGATTAGTCTCTTTGCGCTGGTGGATGGTGCGATGTTTCAGGGGTTTCTGGCGCAGGGACTGGTTCGGACTGGCGCAGGATTGGGATCAGTGATGATCGATTCTCAACCGTTAGCCGTTGCGCTGATGGCATTGTGGTTGTTTGGGGAAAAGATTGGAGTTTGGGGCTGGTTGGGATTAGCGATCGGGGTCGGTGGAATTAGTCTGCTCGGATTGCCGGAAGAATTGCTTCTCTCGGCGGGATCACGGCTCGGAGATGCCTTTGTTGATGTGGGTTCGTTTACCGATTTACTTGCAGGCTTGTTCGATAACGGTCAGTGGTTGATGCTGTTAGCTGCGTTGTCGATGGCAGTTGGTACGATTCTTTCTCGGTATGTTTGTCAATATGCCGATCCGATATCTGCGACAGGTTGGCACATGATTTTAGGGGGATTGCCGCTCTTTGGATTGTCGAGCCAGTTGGAAAGTGAGCAATGGAGTCATTTAACGGCTGCAAATTGGACATCGTTGTCTTATTCGACGATTTTTGGAAGCGCGATCGCATACGGGTTATTTTTCTATTTCGCCGCTAGTGGAAGTCTCACAAGTTTAAGTTCGCTAACATTTTTGACACCCGTATTTGCATTGCTATTTGGCAACCTTTTCTTATCGGAAGTGCTGAGTCCGATTCAATGGGCGGGTGTGGGATTGACGCTCGTGAGTATTTATCTAATCAATCAGCGGGATGTCTTGGGTGAGAAACTCAGCGGATCAATTTCTGAGTCGATCGAGGAAGTTCAGGGTAACATAGCCGAGAATAGGCAATTGCTACCGCAAGCCGAATCAAATCTCCGTGAAATTACGACCCTATCCGATTCCGACTCGTAGCGATAAGCCGAGCCGGATGGCGATGTGACCTTCCGTTCTGGATTTCGTTATGGTTCGCCTTCAACTCCTGATCGTCACTTGTGCGGCTTGTCTTGGCGTTTCGACTCGCTCAGTTGCAACTGTTCCATCTCAACCCATCCTGCTCACACAAACCGCACAGCAAGCTAAAACTCCATTTTGGGCATCGCCTCTAGTTCTCGGTGGCATCGGTGCGACGAGCGTTGTGGGCGCGATGACGGTGTTTGTTTTGAAACGATCAGGTCGCTCGACTCCTGAAATTTTAGAGCCGATTACGCCTGATCCCCAACCCGTTACACCACCAAAACTACCGACACTCAACAGCTCGAATGGCTCGAAGCCAGATTTTCCTTCGCGCAACGGACACACGCAAACCGAGACGCTTTCACAGGCTGAAACTTTAGAAGCCTTACTGCAAGTGGTGGAGCCACCGAAACCCGCGCTGCCTCCGAAATTAGAAGAAACGACGCGACTGGCGAAAGTCAATATCGTCGATGAACTGATTCAAGATTTGCGATCGCCCGATCCAGCAAAACGCCGCAAAGTGATTTGGGAACTGGGACAGCGTGGTGATACTCGTGCGGTTCAGCCTTTGGTCGATTTGCTAATTGATTCCGATTCTAAACAGCGGAGTCTTATTCTCTCAGCCTTGTCAGAGATTGGAACCCGGACGCTGAAACCGATGACACGAGCATTGGCGGTTTCACTTCAGGATGAAAATGCTGAGGTGCGGAAAAATGCGATTCGGGACTTAACCCGTGTCTATGACATGGTTTCGCAGATTAGTAATTTGCTGCACAAGGCGACTGAAGATTCAGACAAGGACGTGCAAGAAACGGCGAAATGGGCGTTAAATCAATTGAGTCGAATTCGATCGACTCCTACGGATACGTTGCCTGCACTCAAAAATTCGGTCAGTCCTCCAGAGAGTTTGCCTTAGAGACACTCTGGGGGTGGACTATCGCCCATTAAGCGGCAGCCCGATCGCATCAGCGAATCTAGATCAAGATTCCAATCTTTTAGACCGTATCGATTTCCGACGCTGAAGAGTGCTTTATCATTACCCGCGAACGAGACGTGTTCGATCGGCTCTTGAGATCCGAGTAGCGTTTTTAGAAACGTTCCATCCTGCATATTCCAGAGGCGAATGGTGCGATCGCGTCCCGCAGATGCTAGAACCTTCCCATCTGCACTAAAGCTCAAACTGGTAACGGTATTCTCATGTCCTGACAGCGTTTGATTCGGGATCGTTTCTCGTTCAGAGTTCGCATCACCGACTGTCCAAAGTTTGATTGTGTCGTCTGATCCCGCTGATGCGATCGTCTTTCCATCTGGAGCGAATGCCAGGTCGTTAATGCCCTGGATCTTTTCAGATTGGCTGTCATGATTGCCTAACAGCACAGGATTCTGACTGTCCGGATACCATAAATGAATCGAGTTATCGATCATTCCTGCCGCCAGAATTCGACCATCTGGACTAAAGCGAATCACATTTGCAGTGGCATTATGCCCTTTGAACGTGTCTAGAATTCTGCCTTGGCTCACACTCCAGAGTTTGATTGTTTGATCCGCACTTCCTGAAGCAAGCACTTCCCCGTCCGATCGAAAACTCAGCGCTGTCACCGCTTGCGTATGCGCGGATAAGGTTTGAATCAAAATGCCTTTCTCCACATTCCAGAGCTTGATCGTTTTATCCTGACTCGCGGAAGCTAACCGTTTTCCGTCTGGACTAAAGGCAAGTTGAGTAATCGTGCCTTGGTGTCCTTTGAAGCTTGCGAGTTGTTGGAACTTTTCACCGTTGCGCTGCCAAAGTTGGATCGTATTGTCACGAGTCGAAACAGCGAAGGTTTTGTGATCAGGACTCATGCTGGCATTTGAGAGCGAAACGCCGACGGGTGTAGTAGGTTGTTCAAAAAGTACGATCGCTTGTTGCAGTGTTGTGGTCGTGCTGAGTTTGAGAGTTTCGGGTACAAAATTCCAAGGTCGATCGATTTGCTGAAGTTTGTGTCCAGCTTTTAGAGCAGTGCTGAGCGCTCCCGGTTGACTGGATTCAATCTGAGTAGTTGCTGCGCTCGATAGTTTTTGTACAGCTTGAATCTGCTCATTGCGCGATTGGTACAGTCCCACACCTGTTACGGCAACTGCAACAACTCCAAGGATTTTCAGACCTGCTGTGATCAATTGACGGGTTTCAGGTTTTTGAGTGTGTTCAACTGCGGATTGGGTCAGATTCCGAGTAGAGCGATCGACTTGTTGCACTGTATTTGCTGCAATCTGACTGGCTTCAGTAGTGCGCTGACGATAGATTGCTTGCCCAGAATTTGCAGCGTGATGAATGGATTGATTGAATTCACCTAGTTTTGTCGTAATCGTATTTTGAAGCTGGGCGACTCGCTGTTTTGATTGAGCGTGTTTAGCGGTTGCAAAACTTCCCGCTGCTTGGGTGGCTTGTGCGATCGTATTTGCAGTCTGTTTGAGCTGCTTCTGAGTCGCAGTTTGCAGCCGCTTGATCTGTTCTTGAGTTTGATTTGGTTTCGCAGGTTTCGCGATCGGACGTGGAGCAGGTTTAGAAGTAACTTCTCGAACTGGAGGAATCGCAGTTTCAGAAACGGGGTTTTGAACTGGAGCGACGATCGGTTCAGAAATGTGTTCTTGCTTGAATGGTGTAGCGACTTCAGAAACAGTTTCTTGAGGTTCAACTTTCGCAACTTCGGAAGGTTGAATTGCTAAAGGAATGACTTCTCCAACCGTTGGAATACTAGATTCAATAACGTGAGGCTCAGCGGGTTCTTCAGTCTGCTCGAATTGAATGACGGGTTCAACTGCGGGCAAATCAGCTTTCTGAAATTGAACCAAAAGTTCTTCCGCTGTTGGTGAAATCGGTTCAGGCTCGATCGAAGATTCTTCAGATTGCTCGAAGTGAATTGCAGGTTCTTCGACTTTTGGTAAAACTGGCTCAGGATGCTGCTCGATCGCAGATTCTTCAAAAGAGGATTCGGCTTGCTCAAACCGGATCAAAAGTTCTTCTGGTGTTGGCGAAATGGTTTCAGGTGCGTCCTTCGAGGCTTCCTCAACGAATGATTTCGCTTGAATTGCAGGTTCTTCAACCTTTGGCGCAATGGGTTCGAGAACAATCTTTTGGAGAATGGGAATTGCAGGTTCGATCGAGGACGGTTTCTCGATCGGGGCTGGAATGACGATTTCTGGCTTTGGTTTGACGAGTGAAGCTGAACGATCGAGCGGCGGATCGATATTCGTCGCTTTGATATTTGGAAAGAGAAGCTCTAGCGGATCTTGAGGTTTGATTCCTAGAACGATTTGGGATTGTGCTTGACCGATGCGGCTCGGCGTTTGTGTGATCGCTTTCGAGGGGCGATCGTCTGTGTCCCGGTGCAGCCATGACAATTGTTGGTTCGTTCGATCGATGTATTGAATCGTGCGATCGTGAACATAATTCGCCAACACCGAAGCGGTCACAACGCCCTGCGGATTTGCTGCGGCTCCTCTGAGTCCTTCGATTAGAAAGTGGCTAAAAATTCCATGTCCTAGCTCTGGAAACTTCCAGGATTGTTGCCGCCCTTTTCCGCTAGGGGTGTCACACGACAACAAAGCATGAAATCCAGAATTCTGACTGGCTGAGTGTCGAAACATTTGACTCAACTGCTCAACCGGACTATCGAGCAATTCCGGTGTCTCGCTTTGAGCCGTCATTCCATTCGCGTGACAGACATCGATCCACAAAATTTGCTGCTTTGCCGCACAACTTCCGAGCATTCCCAACAGTTTGATCGCGCTCAATCCGGTTTGCAGCATCGCGTCTTTCTGCGTGTCTGCTAAACAAAACACCGCTTGCTGTAACCGTGAATCGATCGAACCATGCCCACAAAAATAAAAAACAACCGTATCGTCTGGTTTTGCTTGATTGACGATCGCTTCTAATCCCGATCGCACTGCTTCCAAGGTCGGAACCGTTGCCTGATCGTGATACACCTGAACCGATGTGTTTGGAAACTCTTGAGTGGCATCCGCGAACGCATCCGAGAGTCGCTGAGCATCGATCGTGGAATATTGCAGAATTGGAAATCGTCGATCGGCATACTGGCTCACTCCCACGAGGAGAACCCAGAGCTTTGCTTGTCCAGTCTTAAGCGTAGATTGCATGAAGAGTAGATGTTGGGCTAGTTCAGAGGTCGTAACGCAAATGGACGCACCCGGTAGATTCCGCTACTTACGTCCGATTGTGACGTATCCGCTTAGGTGCGTCAAATGCGAAGCTGATTCCGTTGACGAAAATCATGGGTTTGTGATCCCATGCGGGTCAGAGATTTACAGAATCAACAGTTGGATGAAGCGATCGTAAAGTTCAACGTGAGATGAGATCGAAAAAGTGCGATCGATGCGGGTGGACTTGAAACGATTGTTTGAATTCTCAACCCAATTTATTTAATCGGTCTTGCCTTTCATCCTCTAGCTAAGTCTTTTATACTAAACGATAGCTTTCTACTTCTTCGGCTTGATCCATGAACTCTGTTATTTGTCCCGTTCCCGACGAACAGCGACCAATTAATGAATATCAAGACCTGAAGGAATCTTGGTTTTTTCGGTGGGCAACGCTTGATCCAGTTGCGTATATTAAGCCGATCGTGATTCTCTGGGCGCTGACCTGGTTGATCTCGGCTCCGGTCGCTGCGGTCAGTTTCCCGCCTGCAAAACATTTACCGCAATTTTTGTTATTCGCCTCCGCAGGTGCATTAGTACTCCCAGGATTGGCATTGTTACGCCTTTATCTAGGATGGGCGTATGTGCAGAGACGATTGCTTGACCCAGCCGTGTTTTATGAAGAGTCGGGCTGGTATGACGGGCAAATGTGGGAAAAGCCGCCCGAAGTGTTGGCACAAGATCGATTGGTGGTGAATTATCAGGTGCAGCCGATTTTAGAACGATTGAAAAAGACGTTTGTATCGATCGTGGCGATGAGTGCGATCGGGATTTCGATCTGGTTTTTCCTTTAAGAGGGTGTTTGAAAAGTATAAAAAGTTTCTTCGCTTCGATTGCCTCCCGCCCTGAAATGAATTTCGGGCTAACCGACGAAAGTCTACTGAAGTAGACTGGGAGCAAGTTTAAGACTCTTAGTCCATTTTTAATGGACTTGCGCCGATTAGCCCAAAATTCCATTTCAGGGCGGGACGTTGCAACGAACGATACTTTTCAAATAGCCTCTAAGAGACTATCGATACTTTTCAAGAATTCTCTAAACAAAAAAGGTGATGTCTGAAACAGGCATCACCTTTTTATAAATCTGTAACAAACTTTAGAGGCTGGTTAGAAATCCAATCACGCCTTGTCCAGTAAAGACTTCTAACAACAAAAGTGATACGAAACCAATCATTGCGAGCCGACCATTTAAGAGTTCTGCGTTAGTGTTGAACCCGAATTGGGGCTGATCTGTCACATACATTTGAGGCTCGATCGCGAAGTTATTCAGCTTGCCTTGATCGTCCACAATAGAACCACTTTTCATAGAATCTTCTCACTTTCTTGTTTGATTTCTTTACAAAGCTTAACAGTTGTATTGAGATTTGTAAAGAAACTCTAGAGCATTCGTCTGAATCTGGGCGAAAAGTCGATGTGTATCACTCTGTGAAGTCGTAAACGCAATTACAGCTTTTCAGGGTTTACTGGTACATAATTCAGTCAGTCCTTCACCAAGTTTCTTTATAAAGATTTAAGATTTGGTAACATCCAGACCCGAACTGAAAATTCCCTCGTATTCTTAGAGGAAGCTCCAACCTGTTTCAAGTTCGTTTCATGTAGGTGGTCTATGTCGTTTAGCCTCACCCTTAGTTATCTTCGATCGCTCCTCTTAGCCAGTCTATTGAGTTTCCTTGCCCCGCTCACGCTCCTCGGCGGCATGATTATGATTCTTCTGTTTCTTGGAGCGATTCCAGGACTCACCCTATTCGGACAAGCCTGCACCACTCAAATGCTGTCATTTCTTCAAACCTTTGGAAATGGAAGTGCGCTTGAAGGCGCGATCGTCATTGGATGTGCTTGTGCAGTCGTCGGTGCACTGTTCGACACTTATAATTTCACGGTGACAACCGCGATCGACGCGAACAAACCCCTCTCTGAATAAGTCAATTCTGACGAAACTCTCTATCCTAGAAAACGTGCCTTCAAAGGTCGTAAACATGGTGAGAATGAGTCGGACAATTGTCAGTTTTGTATTAATTTTTCTCCTTGGTTGGAGTAGCGTTCCGGGTGCTGGATTTGCACGAACGCTACCTACTCAGTCGATTCAGCCGTATCTCGATCGTGTGATTCAAAATGTCACCGAATTTAAGTTAGAGAATGGTCTGAAATTTATCGTGTTAGAGCGACACCAAGCGCCTGTGGTTTCGTTTCTAACTTATGCGGATGTCGGTGGCGCAGATGAACCGGAAGGAAAAACCGGAGTTGCTCACTATTTAGAGCATTTGGCGTTCAAAGGCACAACGCGGATCGGAACCTCGAATTATCAGGCAGAAAAGCCGCTGTTAGATCAGTTAGATCAGCTTGCAGCGCAGATTAAAGCTGGAAAAGAACAGAAGAAAGATGTCAGCGCCTTGCAAGTCGAGTTCGATCGCATTCAAGCCGAAGCGACGAAACTAGGACGGCAAAACGAACTCGGTCGCATTGTGGAGCAAGCAGGCGGAGTCGGTTTGAACGCGAATACATCTTCTGATGCGACTCGGTATTTCTATAGCTTCCCCTCGAATAAGCTAGAACTCTGGATGTCGCTTGAATCGGAACGGTTTCTAGAGCCTGTATTTCGGGAGTTTTTCCAAGAGAAATCGGTGATTTTAGAAGAGCGACGATTGAGAACAGAGAATTCTCCGATCGGGCAATTGATCGAAGCCTTCGTCGGTACTGCATTTCAAGTTCATCCTTATCGTCGTCCGGTGATTGGGTACACGGCTGATTTGGTGAATTTGACGCGAAAAGATGTGCAGGACTTTTTTGATACACATTACGTTCCGAATAATTTGACGATCGCAATTGTCGGTGATGTGAATCCTACTGAAGTGAAACGCCTCGCTCAACTCTATTTCGGTCGTTATAAAACGAAGCCTACCCCACCTGATGTGATCGCTGTTGAACCTTCGCAAACCAAACAGCGAGAAGTGACGCTAAAACTGCAATCTCAGCCTTGGTATTTGGAAGGCTATCATCGTCCAGCGTTGAACCATCCTGATAATGCGATCTATGAAACGATCGCATCGATTCTCAGTGATGGTCGGACTTCGAGACTGTATCGATCGCTGGTTGAGCAGAAAAAACTCGCATTAGCGGCTCAAGGAATTAATGGTTTTCCGGGCGATAAGTTTCCGAATTTGATGGTGTTTTATGCGTTGACGGCTCCGGGTCGATCGATTGAAGAAGTCGCACCTGCATTGAGAGCGGAAATCGATCGATTAAAAACTCAGCCTGTTTCGGCAGAAGAACTCGATCGCGTAAAAACTCAAGCGAGAGCCGGATTATTACGATCGCTCGATTCAAACATGGGAATGGCTCAGTCGCTCTTAGAGTACGAAATCAAAACGGGAAGCTGGCGAAACTTGTTTAAGCAGATTGACGCGATCGCGAAAATTACACCTGCTGATATTCAGCGAGTCGCCAAAGCCACGTTTATCGACAACAATCGCACGATCGGGCGCATTTTGCCCCAAGGATAAGCCACGAATGAAACTACTCCGAATCACTACGCTATTTATTTCAGCGTTACTTTTTGTATTACTATCTGTGCATCCCGCCGTTGCAGATACACCAAAGCACTACACCGATCTAAAGTTCTCACCGCCTCCAGAAATTCGCGTTCCAGACTA contains:
- a CDS encoding glutathione S-transferase family protein — protein: MTALSWTELEALTDFDLDRVNGPTNSQARLRLFGHSESDVRVTLYRDYHAWCPYCQKIWLWLEEKQIPYRIEKVTMFCYGEKEAWYKRKVRSGMLPAIELDGRIITESDDILIALERAFGVLTFGMEDPKVKPLRWLERLLFRGWCNWLCYPSYSAREEQQKREKFIEIAAQVEEALSKTPGDYFLEEFSTVDVIFTPYVERMNASLYYYKGYSMREENPRLKAWFDAMETRSAYRGTQSDFHTHVHDLPPQMGGCWENGEPQMLVNKARVDQGDWFELPDVSYPEPETSRQEALHRVIKHRSNIIRVNPAADRLIDEALRCALTRMMTGESCVPPIGSDVALRYLRDRVSVPRDMSIYAAKRFRTALEETAALVGEDQGLPIPIKHRRDQDPANFAKPV
- a CDS encoding DUF2752 domain-containing protein; translated protein: MLASLLRSRKLCLILVAAAIVHFGLMLLGLPSWQCPIRHSLRVPCPGCGISRATIELLQGHFDHAFKIHAFAPIVVFVGGLVLSAIVLPKSSRIQLVRTINQIEQRTGITIVLLFSFFVYWLIRLFFFRSDLYQWVM
- a CDS encoding DUF429 domain-containing protein, with amino-acid sequence MKCLGIDLGWSTNPSGLCCLELENGVLTLRDLRRESSIDEVLSWIDQHAPDSAIVAVDAPTIIPNQTGMRLPDRLAHKHFGRYHAGCYPANLGLPFADRTVGLGLSLESRGFEHAPTIEAQRSGRYQIEVFPHPAMVHLFGLNQILKYKKGTIAQRKPELEKLRQFILERLPQIEPKLKLETLPEIPNKGADLKAVEDQFDSLICAYVAAYWWYWGAEKNLVLGDRASGYIVVPSSVS
- a CDS encoding DMT family transporter produces the protein MQIKARSPFLLIAPFFLWGTAMVAMKGVIPNTTPFFMAGVRLLPAGILVLLAAVWMKRSQPKGWAAWLWISLFALVDGAMFQGFLAQGLVRTGAGLGSVMIDSQPLAVALMALWLFGEKIGVWGWLGLAIGVGGISLLGLPEELLLSAGSRLGDAFVDVGSFTDLLAGLFDNGQWLMLLAALSMAVGTILSRYVCQYADPISATGWHMILGGLPLFGLSSQLESEQWSHLTAANWTSLSYSTIFGSAIAYGLFFYFAASGSLTSLSSLTFLTPVFALLFGNLFLSEVLSPIQWAGVGLTLVSIYLINQRDVLGEKLSGSISESIEEVQGNIAENRQLLPQAESNLREITTLSDSDS
- a CDS encoding HEAT repeat domain-containing protein → MVRLQLLIVTCAACLGVSTRSVATVPSQPILLTQTAQQAKTPFWASPLVLGGIGATSVVGAMTVFVLKRSGRSTPEILEPITPDPQPVTPPKLPTLNSSNGSKPDFPSRNGHTQTETLSQAETLEALLQVVEPPKPALPPKLEETTRLAKVNIVDELIQDLRSPDPAKRRKVIWELGQRGDTRAVQPLVDLLIDSDSKQRSLILSALSEIGTRTLKPMTRALAVSLQDENAEVRKNAIRDLTRVYDMVSQISNLLHKATEDSDKDVQETAKWALNQLSRIRSTPTDTLPALKNSVSPPESLP
- a CDS encoding caspase family protein, whose protein sequence is MQSTLKTGQAKLWVLLVGVSQYADRRFPILQYSTIDAQRLSDAFADATQEFPNTSVQVYHDQATVPTLEAVRSGLEAIVNQAKPDDTVVFYFCGHGSIDSRLQQAVFCLADTQKDAMLQTGLSAIKLLGMLGSCAAKQQILWIDVCHANGMTAQSETPELLDSPVEQLSQMFRHSASQNSGFHALLSCDTPSGKGRQQSWKFPELGHGIFSHFLIEGLRGAAANPQGVVTASVLANYVHDRTIQYIDRTNQQLSWLHRDTDDRPSKAITQTPSRIGQAQSQIVLGIKPQDPLELLFPNIKATNIDPPLDRSASLVKPKPEIVIPAPIEKPSSIEPAIPILQKIVLEPIAPKVEEPAIQAKSFVEEASKDAPETISPTPEELLIRFEQAESSFEESAIEQHPEPVLPKVEEPAIHFEQSEESSIEPEPISPTAEELLVQFQKADLPAVEPVIQFEQTEEPAEPHVIESSIPTVGEVIPLAIQPSEVAKVEPQETVSEVATPFKQEHISEPIVAPVQNPVSETAIPPVREVTSKPAPRPIAKPAKPNQTQEQIKRLQTATQKQLKQTANTIAQATQAAGSFATAKHAQSKQRVAQLQNTITTKLGEFNQSIHHAANSGQAIYRQRTTEASQIAANTVQQVDRSTRNLTQSAVEHTQKPETRQLITAGLKILGVVAVAVTGVGLYQSRNEQIQAVQKLSSAATTQIESSQPGALSTALKAGHKLQQIDRPWNFVPETLKLSTTTTLQQAIVLFEQPTTPVGVSLSNASMSPDHKTFAVSTRDNTIQLWQRNGEKFQQLASFKGHQGTITQLAFSPDGKRLASASQDKTIKLWNVEKGILIQTLSAHTQAVTALSFRSDGEVLASGSADQTIKLWSVSQGRILDTFKGHNATANVIRFSPDGRILAAGMIDNSIHLWYPDSQNPVLLGNHDSQSEKIQGINDLAFAPDGKTIASAGSDDTIKLWTVGDANSERETIPNQTLSGHENTVTSLSFSADGKVLASAGRDRTIRLWNMQDGTFLKTLLGSQEPIEHVSFAGNDKALFSVGNRYGLKDWNLDLDSLMRSGCRLMGDSPPPECL
- a CDS encoding CGLD27 family protein, translating into MNSVICPVPDEQRPINEYQDLKESWFFRWATLDPVAYIKPIVILWALTWLISAPVAAVSFPPAKHLPQFLLFASAGALVLPGLALLRLYLGWAYVQRRLLDPAVFYEESGWYDGQMWEKPPEVLAQDRLVVNYQVQPILERLKKTFVSIVAMSAIGISIWFFL
- a CDS encoding chlorophyll a/b-binding protein translates to MKSGSIVDDQGKLNNFAIEPQMYVTDQPQFGFNTNAELLNGRLAMIGFVSLLLLEVFTGQGVIGFLTSL
- a CDS encoding pitrilysin family protein translates to MSRTIVSFVLIFLLGWSSVPGAGFARTLPTQSIQPYLDRVIQNVTEFKLENGLKFIVLERHQAPVVSFLTYADVGGADEPEGKTGVAHYLEHLAFKGTTRIGTSNYQAEKPLLDQLDQLAAQIKAGKEQKKDVSALQVEFDRIQAEATKLGRQNELGRIVEQAGGVGLNANTSSDATRYFYSFPSNKLELWMSLESERFLEPVFREFFQEKSVILEERRLRTENSPIGQLIEAFVGTAFQVHPYRRPVIGYTADLVNLTRKDVQDFFDTHYVPNNLTIAIVGDVNPTEVKRLAQLYFGRYKTKPTPPDVIAVEPSQTKQREVTLKLQSQPWYLEGYHRPALNHPDNAIYETIASILSDGRTSRLYRSLVEQKKLALAAQGINGFPGDKFPNLMVFYALTAPGRSIEEVAPALRAEIDRLKTQPVSAEELDRVKTQARAGLLRSLDSNMGMAQSLLEYEIKTGSWRNLFKQIDAIAKITPADIQRVAKATFIDNNRTIGRILPQG